The Primulina tabacum isolate GXHZ01 chromosome 16, ASM2559414v2, whole genome shotgun sequence genome window below encodes:
- the LOC142529191 gene encoding uncharacterized protein LOC142529191, whose amino-acid sequence MEGTTLFPNRPALTIQPTKPISQPSPPLLRFNTTTLPLPPLLPQQSSTHSHSFPFDSLLQHLLHISSPAKYSSTQSHVILSHNQDYLPARFKKDEGGSVAIPILGANSLIDDGSLDFLPLKCKLMLESILQQPVSSLRCFFDSVKFELLQDVDLISLLKGLDLSGHSEKAIMLFEWVVLNLESSDDDLLDDQVIELMVKILGRESRHLVTSNLFDVIPPGDFRLDVRAWTTILHAYSRSAKYEKAIALFGIMKDIGSCPTLVTYNVMLDVYGKKGQSWDKILELLDEIKRVGLEFDEFTCSTVISACGREGLLEEAKTFFDDLKLNGYVPGTVTYNALLQAFGKAGIYNEALNVFKEMEENNCPPDSVTYNELVAAHVRAGFHEEGAALISTMTQRGIMPNVVTYTTLIDAYGKAGKEERAMSLFKLMKESGCVPNVCTYNSILAMLGKMSRTEEMMEIVSSMKSNGCTPNRVTWNTLLALCGYRGMHTYVNRVFQEMKSCGFEPDRDTFNTLISAYGRCGSEMNAGKMYNEMIKVGYTPCISTYNALLNALARRGDWRAAESVLLDLRKKSFKPNGTSYSLMLHCYSKGGNVRGIEKIAKEIYDGRIFSSWMLLRTLIITNFKSRSLSGMERAFQEFLKNGYKPDLVLFNSMLSIFVRNRMYERAHNILQLIQENGLEPDLVTYNSLMDMYARAGDCWRAQEVLNELRESGGKPDLVSYNTVIKGFCRQGLMQEAMRTFTEMTNRGIRPCIITFNTFIAGFSARGFFVEVNEMISYMIKHNCRPNELTYNTAVDGYCKAKKYKDAMDFTSQITEKDTCCDEQILQRLAARIRENIES is encoded by the coding sequence ATGGAAGGAACCACCCTTTTCCCCAACAGACCCGCTTTAACCATCCAACCCACAAAACCAATTTCACAGCCAAGTCCTCCGCTCCTCAGATTCAACACTACCACGCTCCCTCTCCCTCCTTTGTTACCCCAACAATCATCCACGCACTCACACTCCTTTCCATTTGATTCCCTCCTCCAGCACCTTCTTCACATTTCTTCTCCGGCTAAATATTCATCGACTCAATCCCATGTAATTCTCTCTCATAATCAAGATTATTTGCCTGCCCGGTTCAAGAAAGATGAGGGTGGTTCTGTTGCAATCCCTATACTTGGTGCAAATAGTCTGATAGATGATGGGTCGCTGGATTTTCTTCCTTTGAAGTGTAAGCTCATGCTTGAATCAATCTTGCAACAGCCCGTTTCAAGTTTGCGTTGTTTCTTTGATTCTGTGAAGTTCGAGCTGCTTCAAGATGTTGATTTGATTAGTTTACTCAAAGGGTTGGACCTTTCTGGTCATAGTGAGAAGGCGATTATGTTGTTTGAATGGGTTGTGCTTAATTTGGAGTCGAGTGATGATGATTTATTAGATGATCAAGTTATTGAATTGATGGTTAAGATTCTTGGCAGGGAGTCTCGACATTTGGTTACTTCGAATTTGTTTGACGTGATTCCACCAGGAGATTTTAGGCTAGATGTTCGGGCATGGACGACTATTTTACATGCGTATTCACGTAGTGCGAAGTATGAGAAGGCGATAGCTTTATTTGGTATTATGAAGGATATAGGATCTTGTCCAACACTTGTTACTTACAATGTGATGTTGGATGTTTATGGGAAAAAGGGGCAATCTTGGGATAAAATTTTAGAGCTTTTGGATGAGATAAAGAGAGTAGGGCTTGAATTCGATGAGTTCACTTGTAGTACTGTGATATCTGCATGTGGGAGAGAAGGGTTGTTGGAGGAAGCCAAGACATTCTTTGATGATCTAAAGTTAAATGGTTATGTTCCGGGTACTGTTACCTATAATGCTTTGCTTCAAGCATTTGGGAAGGCTGGAATTTACAATGAGGCTTTGAATGTTTTTAAAGAAATGGAGGAGAATAATTGCCCTCCCGACTCAGTTACTTATAATGAACTTGTGGCTGCACATGTAAGGGCAGGCTTTCACGAGGAAGGAGCGGCTTTAATCAGCACCATGACACAAAGGGGTATAATGCCAAATGTTGTCACTTATACTACTTTGATTGATGCATACGGAAAAGCTGGAAAAGAGGAAAGAGCAATGAGTTTGTTCAAATTAATGAAGGAATCTGGCTGTGTCCCTAATGTGTGTACTTATAATTCTATCCTTGCGATGCTCGGTAAGATGTCACGAACTGAAGAGATGATGGAAATAGTAAGCAGCATGAAATCCAATGGTTGTACACCAAATCGTGTCACTTGGAACACCCTTCTTGCTTTGTGTGGCTACAGAGGGATGCACACCTATGTTAATCGTGTTTTCCAAGAGATGAAGAGTTGTGGCTTTGAGCCAGATCGAGATACTTTTAATACTCTGATAAGTGCATATGGTAGGTGTGGATCAGAAATGAATGCcggaaaaatgtataatgagaTGATTAAAGTGGGATATACTCCATGCATCTCCACTTATAATGCACTTCTAAATGCATTGGCTCGCAGAGGAGATTGGAGGGCTGCTGAGTCCGTCCTTCTAGACCTGAGAAAGAAGAGTTTCAAGCCCAACGGAACCTCATATTCATTGATGCTCCATTGCTACTCAAAAGGAGGAAATGTGAGGGGAATCGAAAAGATTGCTAAAGAAATTTATGATGGTCGTATATTTTCCAGCTGGATGCTTTTGAGAACTCTGATCATCACAAATTTTAAGTCTAGATCACTCTCAGGCATGGAGAGAgcatttcaagaattcttgaaaaatgGGTACAAACCCGATTTGGTGCTCTTCAATTCCATGCTTTCCATTTTTGTTCGGAACCGGATGTACGAACGAGCTCACAATATACTTCAGCTGATTCAAGAAAATGGGCTGGAGCCGGATCTGGTTACCTATAACAGCTTGATGGATATGTACGCCAGGGCGGGTGACTGTTGGAGAGCACAAGAAGTTCTCAATGAACTTCGAGAATCTGGTGGGAAGCCAGATCTCGTGTCATATAACACTGTCATTAAAGGGTTTTGTAGGCAAGGGCTCATGCAGGAGGCGATGAGGACTTTTACAGAGATGACAAATAGAGGGATTCGGCCCTGTATTATCACCTTTAATACATTCATTGCTGGATTCTCTGCTCGTGGGTTTTTTGTGGAAGTGAATGAAATGATCAGTTATATGATTAAGCATAACTGCAGACCAAATGAACTAACATATAACACTGCTGTTGATGGTTATTGTAAGGCTAAAAAGTACAAAGACGCCATGGATTTCACGTCACAAATTACAGAAAAGGACACTTGTTGCGACGAGCAAATTTTGCAACGGTTAGCTGCTCGAATCAGGGAAAATATTGAATCATGA
- the LOC142530016 gene encoding uncharacterized protein LOC142530016, with amino-acid sequence MAYVDHAFSISDEDIMMGTSYTVNNKPPIKEIALAVSLLVFGALGIVLGVLMAVNEVGGDRAHGLFFALLGGILFIPGFYYTRIAYYAYKGYKGFSFANIPAV; translated from the exons ATGGCGTACGTGGATCACGCGTTCTCGATTTCGGATGAGGACATAATGATGGGAACCTCGTACACTGTCAATAACAAGCCGCCGATCAAGGAGATCGCGCTTGCTGTTTCTCTCCTCGTTTTCGGGGCCTTAGGCATTGTCCTCGGGGTACTCATGGCTGTCAACGAAGTTGGAGGCGACCGAGCCCACG GGCTATTTTTCGCTCTACTGGGTGGTATTCTTTTCATCCCTGGATTCTACTACACACGGATTGCCTACTATGCTTACAAGGGCTACAAAGGTTTTTCATTTGCCAACATACCTGCTGTCTAG
- the LOC142529702 gene encoding protein trichome birefringence-like 5 — protein sequence MATSSTFAFPLRRNRYALSSVSLLLLLFLCLFVFSRRALESRSSIYGEVLSQTPVASLHLPLRSTAFHEKFGEIKQPISSRSNLDDIIDENTPFSSRISDSGFEEGSNEETTVLASSESGFNGETGQENTVPVISVEPRSQDVLEGNSEKPILSNEKTTVPVSSNSDPEETVESNTEGERFISNAVAEHLKNCDIYKGKWVKDEDYPLYRPGSCPYVDEAFDCQSNGRLDSEYLKWRWKPDGCDLPRFNAIDFLVRMNGRRLMLVGDSMNRNQFESLLCLLRDGLPDKNKMYEVHGYKITKGRGYYIFKFEDYNCTVEFVRSHFLVREGIRVNGQGNSNPTLSIDRIDKTAKRWKRADILVFNTGHWWTHGKTSRGKNYYKEGDYVYPRFDAVKAYRRAIETWAKWIKENVSQKKLVFYRGYSSAHFRGGDWDSGGTCNGETEPVTRGAILDSYPLKMRILEEVINEIKVPVVLLNVSHLTNFRKDGHPSVYGKNVTGQRKVSTRRQDCSHWCLPGVPDAWNELIYATLVARQTLSNTLY from the exons ATGGCTACTTCCTCAACCTTTGCATTTCCTCTTAGAAGAAACCGCTATGCACTCTCTTCTGTTTCGCTATTACTTCTTCTTTTCCTCTGTCTGTTCGTCTTCAGCAGAAGAGCCCTCGAATCCAGATCATCTATTTACGGAGAAGTTCTCTCCCAAACTCCTGTTGCTTCCCTTCATCTTCCACTTCGATCCACTGCATTCCATGAGAAATTTGGTGAAATAAAGCAACCCATTTCATCAAGATCCAATCTTGACGACATAATCGATGAAAACACGCCATTTTCTTCCAGAATTTCCGACTCTGGATTTGAAGAAGGAAGCAATGAAGAAACTACAGTGCTAGCTTCGTCAGAATCTGGTTTTAACGGTGAAACTGGCCAGGAAAATACAGTGCCTGTTATTTCGGTGGAACCTCGATCTCAAGATGTTTTAGAAGGAAATTCTGAAAAGCCCATTTTGTCAAATGAGAAAACAACGGTGCCCGTTTCATCAAATTCTGATCCGGAGGAGACCGTTGAATCTAACACTGAAGGTGAACGATTCATTAGCAATGCAGTGGCGGAACATTTGAAAAATTGTGATATATACAAGGGAAAATGGGTCAAAGATGAAGATTATCCACTTTACAGGCCAGGGTCTTGCCCTTATGTTGATGAAGCTTTTGATTGCCAGAGCAACGGAAGGCTTGATTCTGAGTATCTAAAATGGAGATGGAAGCCTGATGGATGTGATCTTCCAAG ATTCAATGCAATAGACTTCTTGGTGAGAATGAATGGACGGAGGCTAATGCTAGTAGGAGACTCTATGAACCGGAACCAGTTTGAATCACTCCTTTGTCTTCTACGCGACGGTCTTCCCGACAAGAACAAAATGTACGAGGTTCATGGTTACAAGATAACAAAAGGAAGAGgctattatattttcaaatttgag GATTACAATTGTACGGTTGAATTTGTGCGTTCACACTTCCTTGTCCGGGAAGGAATTCGTGTCAATGGACAAGGAAATTCAAATCCAACTTTATCAATAGACCGAATCGACAAGACTGCCAAACGTTGGAAGAGAGCTGACATTCTTGTGTTTAATACTGGGCACTGGTGGACCCATGGAAAGACTTCTAGAGG GAAAAACTACTATAAAGAAGGTGATTACGTCTATCCTCGTTTTGATGCTGTTAAAGCGTATAGAAGAGCCATCGAGACCTGGGCTAAGTGGATCAAAGAAAATGTCAGCCAAAAGAAGCTGGTGTTCTATCGTGGGTACTCATCTGCTCATTTCAG AGGCGGAGACTGGGATTCTGGTGGAACATGCAATGGTGAGACTGAACCTGTAACTCGCGGAGCCATTCTCGATAGTTATCCTCTGAAGATGAGGATTTTGGAAGAAGTCATCAACGAAATTAAAGTGCCGGTAGTTCTGCTAAACGTCTCACATTTGACTAATTTTCGTAAAGATGGGCACCCTTCCGTTTACGGCAAAAATGTGACTGGTCAGAGGAAGGTCTCTACGAGAAGGCAAGATTGCAGTCATTGGTGTCTACCGGGAGTACCCGACGCCTGGAACGAGCTAATATACGCCACACTGGTTGCTCGTCAAACGCTTTCGAACACCCTATATTGA
- the LOC142528816 gene encoding nucleotide-sugar uncharacterized transporter 1-like isoform X1, giving the protein MLGFFVRKDIRKILKRKDSDAGERGRALEELRASMFSKLRSLTGAKRSQQTLLGPTIALTFNFLVSISIILMNKLVIIKVGFNYPIFLTFIHYFFSWVIMALLKALSILSLSSPPKSTKYFSLFSLGIVMSLSTGLANVSLKYNSVGFYQMAKIAVTPAIVLAEFMLFGKRISARKVFALTVVSVGVSVATVTDIQFHFFGACVALAWIVPSAVNKILWSNLQQQENWNALALMWKTTPITLFFLLMLMPSLDPPGVLSFDWNLHNSAAIGASAFLGFLLQWSGALALGATSATTHVVLGQFKTCVILLGGFHLFGSNPGSTSILGAATALVGMSFYTYLNLNSRHQSATKLSSRQSSALPISKSKIGKENGENHHGDGGEEHV; this is encoded by the exons ATGTTGGGTTTTTTCGTTAGAAAAGATATAAGGAAAATTCTTAAGAGAAAGGATAGCGATGCTGGAGAAAGAG GTAGAGCCCTGGAGGAGTTACGGGCTTCCATGTTTAGTAAATTGCGGTCACTTACTGGGGCGAAGCGATCGCAACAAACTTTATTGGGGCCCACCATTGCACTTACATTTAATTTCTTGGTTTCTATCAGTATAATCTTAATGAATAAATTG GTTATCATAAAAGTTGGATTTAATTATCCTATTTTCTTGACTTTTATTCATTATTTCTTTAGTTGGGTGATAATGGCTCTTTTAAAAGCTCTGTCCATACTCTCTTTATCTTCTCCACCAAagtcaacaaaatatttttcattgttttCTCTCGGTATTGTTATGTCGCTCTCTACCGGTCTTGCCAATGTCAGCTTAAAATATAATAG TGTTGGATTTTATCAGATGGCTAAAATTGCAGTAACACCAGCAATTGTTTTAGCAGAGTTCATGCTATTCGGGAAAAGAATCTCAGCAAGGAAG GTGTTTGCTCTTACTGTCGTATCAGTTGGTGTTTCTGTGGCTACAGTAACTGATATTCAGTTTCATTTCTTCGGTGCTTGCGTAGCACTAGCTTGGATTGTGCCAAGTGCAGTTAATAAAATATTGTGGTCTAATCTTCAACAACAAGAAAACTGGAATGCCCTAGC GCTGATGTGGAAGACAACACCGATTACTTTGTTTTTCTTGCTGATGTTAATGCCATCACTGGACCCTCCTGGTGTCCTGTCATTTGATTGGAACCTTCATAACTCTGCCGCCATTGGTGCTTCAGCCTTTCTTGGCTTCTTGCTTCAATGGTCTGGTGCTCTAGCACTCGG GGCAACTTCTGCTACGACCCACGTCGTTCTTGGACAGTTCAAAACATGTGTCATACTTCTTGGGGGGTTTCATCTTTTCGGTTCAAATCCTGGATCAACGAGCATTCTTGGAGCCGCCACGGCACTCGTTGGCATGTCTTTCTACACGTACCTCAACTTGAATTCACGGCACCAATCGGCAACCAAACTTTCTTCGAGGCAATCATCGGCATTACCGATATCAAAATCGAAGATTGGAAAAGAAAATGGTGAGAACCACCATGGAGATGGTGGAGAGGAGCATGTGTGA
- the LOC142528816 gene encoding nucleotide-sugar uncharacterized transporter 2-like isoform X3 → MLGFFVRKDIRKILKRKDSDAGERGRALEELRASMFSKLRSLTGAKRSQQTLLGPTIALTFNFLVSISIILMNKLVIIKVGFNYPIFLTFIHYFFSWVIMALLKALSILSLSSPPKSTKYFSLFSLGIVMSLSTGLANVSLKYNSNTSNCFSRVHAIREKNLSKEALAWIVPSAVNKILWSNLQQQENWNALALMWKTTPITLFFLLMLMPSLDPPGVLSFDWNLHNSAAIGASAFLGFLLQWSGALALGATSATTHVVLGQFKTCVILLGGFHLFGSNPGSTSILGAATALVGMSFYTYLNLNSRHQSATKLSSRQSSALPISKSKIGKENGENHHGDGGEEHV, encoded by the exons ATGTTGGGTTTTTTCGTTAGAAAAGATATAAGGAAAATTCTTAAGAGAAAGGATAGCGATGCTGGAGAAAGAG GTAGAGCCCTGGAGGAGTTACGGGCTTCCATGTTTAGTAAATTGCGGTCACTTACTGGGGCGAAGCGATCGCAACAAACTTTATTGGGGCCCACCATTGCACTTACATTTAATTTCTTGGTTTCTATCAGTATAATCTTAATGAATAAATTG GTTATCATAAAAGTTGGATTTAATTATCCTATTTTCTTGACTTTTATTCATTATTTCTTTAGTTGGGTGATAATGGCTCTTTTAAAAGCTCTGTCCATACTCTCTTTATCTTCTCCACCAAagtcaacaaaatatttttcattgttttCTCTCGGTATTGTTATGTCGCTCTCTACCGGTCTTGCCAATGTCAGCTTAAAATATAATAG TAACACCAGCAATTGTTTTAGCAGAGTTCATGCTATTCGGGAAAAGAATCTCAGCAAGGAAG CACTAGCTTGGATTGTGCCAAGTGCAGTTAATAAAATATTGTGGTCTAATCTTCAACAACAAGAAAACTGGAATGCCCTAGC GCTGATGTGGAAGACAACACCGATTACTTTGTTTTTCTTGCTGATGTTAATGCCATCACTGGACCCTCCTGGTGTCCTGTCATTTGATTGGAACCTTCATAACTCTGCCGCCATTGGTGCTTCAGCCTTTCTTGGCTTCTTGCTTCAATGGTCTGGTGCTCTAGCACTCGG GGCAACTTCTGCTACGACCCACGTCGTTCTTGGACAGTTCAAAACATGTGTCATACTTCTTGGGGGGTTTCATCTTTTCGGTTCAAATCCTGGATCAACGAGCATTCTTGGAGCCGCCACGGCACTCGTTGGCATGTCTTTCTACACGTACCTCAACTTGAATTCACGGCACCAATCGGCAACCAAACTTTCTTCGAGGCAATCATCGGCATTACCGATATCAAAATCGAAGATTGGAAAAGAAAATGGTGAGAACCACCATGGAGATGGTGGAGAGGAGCATGTGTGA
- the LOC142528816 gene encoding nucleotide-sugar uncharacterized transporter 2-like isoform X2, producing MFSKLRSLTGAKRSQQTLLGPTIALTFNFLVSISIILMNKLVIIKVGFNYPIFLTFIHYFFSWVIMALLKALSILSLSSPPKSTKYFSLFSLGIVMSLSTGLANVSLKYNSVGFYQMAKIAVTPAIVLAEFMLFGKRISARKVFALTVVSVGVSVATVTDIQFHFFGACVALAWIVPSAVNKILWSNLQQQENWNALALMWKTTPITLFFLLMLMPSLDPPGVLSFDWNLHNSAAIGASAFLGFLLQWSGALALGATSATTHVVLGQFKTCVILLGGFHLFGSNPGSTSILGAATALVGMSFYTYLNLNSRHQSATKLSSRQSSALPISKSKIGKENGENHHGDGGEEHV from the exons ATGTTTAGTAAATTGCGGTCACTTACTGGGGCGAAGCGATCGCAACAAACTTTATTGGGGCCCACCATTGCACTTACATTTAATTTCTTGGTTTCTATCAGTATAATCTTAATGAATAAATTG GTTATCATAAAAGTTGGATTTAATTATCCTATTTTCTTGACTTTTATTCATTATTTCTTTAGTTGGGTGATAATGGCTCTTTTAAAAGCTCTGTCCATACTCTCTTTATCTTCTCCACCAAagtcaacaaaatatttttcattgttttCTCTCGGTATTGTTATGTCGCTCTCTACCGGTCTTGCCAATGTCAGCTTAAAATATAATAG TGTTGGATTTTATCAGATGGCTAAAATTGCAGTAACACCAGCAATTGTTTTAGCAGAGTTCATGCTATTCGGGAAAAGAATCTCAGCAAGGAAG GTGTTTGCTCTTACTGTCGTATCAGTTGGTGTTTCTGTGGCTACAGTAACTGATATTCAGTTTCATTTCTTCGGTGCTTGCGTAGCACTAGCTTGGATTGTGCCAAGTGCAGTTAATAAAATATTGTGGTCTAATCTTCAACAACAAGAAAACTGGAATGCCCTAGC GCTGATGTGGAAGACAACACCGATTACTTTGTTTTTCTTGCTGATGTTAATGCCATCACTGGACCCTCCTGGTGTCCTGTCATTTGATTGGAACCTTCATAACTCTGCCGCCATTGGTGCTTCAGCCTTTCTTGGCTTCTTGCTTCAATGGTCTGGTGCTCTAGCACTCGG GGCAACTTCTGCTACGACCCACGTCGTTCTTGGACAGTTCAAAACATGTGTCATACTTCTTGGGGGGTTTCATCTTTTCGGTTCAAATCCTGGATCAACGAGCATTCTTGGAGCCGCCACGGCACTCGTTGGCATGTCTTTCTACACGTACCTCAACTTGAATTCACGGCACCAATCGGCAACCAAACTTTCTTCGAGGCAATCATCGGCATTACCGATATCAAAATCGAAGATTGGAAAAGAAAATGGTGAGAACCACCATGGAGATGGTGGAGAGGAGCATGTGTGA